Proteins co-encoded in one Dehalogenimonas sp. WBC-2 genomic window:
- the rpsB gene encoding 30S ribosomal protein S2, whose protein sequence is MPTTTTNIKELLESGAHFGHQTSRWHPKMKKYIFTKRNDIHIIDLDKTVVMLDKALDFIENTAAEGGKLLVVGTKKQAQEIVAEESKRGGMYFINQRWIGGILTNFAAIQTRIDYLVRLEDQHARGELARLPKKEQLKLAEEMLRLNKMMGGFKEMTALPEVIFIIDPTKEKIALAEAQRMGIPVVAIVDTNCSPEGIDYPIPANDDAMRAIKLILGKVADTMLVARAGVDKIEVEQVDTSAADAEQVKKHTEDIELAA, encoded by the coding sequence TTGCCGACTACAACCACTAATATCAAAGAGCTACTGGAGTCCGGGGCCCATTTCGGTCACCAGACCAGCCGCTGGCACCCTAAAATGAAGAAATATATCTTCACCAAGCGCAATGATATCCATATAATCGACCTTGATAAGACCGTCGTGATGCTGGATAAGGCGCTTGATTTTATTGAGAACACCGCCGCTGAAGGCGGCAAATTATTGGTTGTCGGCACCAAGAAGCAGGCGCAGGAGATAGTCGCTGAGGAATCCAAACGCGGCGGGATGTACTTCATCAACCAGCGCTGGATCGGCGGTATTCTTACCAACTTCGCCGCCATTCAAACCCGAATTGACTACCTGGTGCGGCTGGAAGATCAGCACGCCCGTGGTGAATTAGCTCGTCTGCCCAAAAAGGAACAGCTTAAACTGGCTGAAGAGATGCTGCGCCTTAACAAGATGATGGGCGGCTTCAAGGAAATGACCGCTTTACCGGAAGTTATTTTCATCATTGATCCCACTAAGGAAAAAATTGCCCTGGCTGAAGCCCAGCGCATGGGTATTCCCGTTGTGGCCATAGTGGACACCAATTGCAGTCCTGAGGGTATAGACTACCCCATCCCCGCTAATGATGATGCCATGCGCGCCATCAAGCTGATTTTGGGGAAAGTAGCTGACACTATGCTGGTAGCCCGCGCGGGTGTGGATAAGATTGAGGTTGAGCAGGTGGACACCTCCGCTGCTGACGCCGAACAGGTGAAAAAACACACCGAAGACATTGAACTGGCGGCCTAA
- a CDS encoding oxidoreductase, producing MILLTGASGFVASHLIPRLQKDGRKLRCLVTNEAEGARVKAPGAELVFGNVTDPGSLHDAMAGIDTVIHLVAIIRENRQSTFQRVNVAGTQNMVNAAHDASVKRFIHMGILGASPDPRYTYLHSKWLGMEAVRHSGLDYSILQPSVMFGQRAGFIASLLRSIHMLPFIVPLAGDGKSRLQPIWVGDVVSCIMKMVSGEKSGESCTVGGPEIMTYETMLDQILAALGEKRIKIHVPRPLMLPAVAVMGKLFSNPPISMAEFKSMEIENTTDADAVQKQFGFRPMALRDGLGYLKLKS from the coding sequence ATGATTCTTTTAACCGGCGCCAGCGGCTTCGTTGCCAGCCACCTCATCCCCAGGTTGCAAAAAGATGGCCGCAAATTGCGTTGTTTAGTCACCAATGAGGCAGAAGGTGCTCGTGTTAAAGCCCCCGGCGCTGAACTTGTCTTTGGCAATGTCACCGATCCCGGCAGTCTGCACGACGCTATGGCCGGTATAGATACCGTGATTCACCTGGTGGCTATCATCCGGGAAAACCGTCAGAGCACTTTTCAGCGGGTTAACGTCGCCGGCACCCAAAATATGGTCAACGCCGCCCATGATGCCAGTGTCAAACGCTTCATCCATATGGGCATTCTCGGTGCCTCCCCCGACCCCCGCTACACCTATCTCCATTCCAAGTGGCTGGGTATGGAAGCAGTCAGGCACTCCGGCCTGGACTACTCCATCCTTCAACCGTCAGTGATGTTCGGTCAGAGAGCCGGGTTTATAGCCTCTCTGTTGCGTTCAATCCATATGCTGCCTTTTATCGTCCCGCTGGCTGGCGACGGCAAGAGTCGGCTGCAACCTATATGGGTGGGTGACGTGGTCAGTTGTATCATGAAAATGGTATCGGGAGAAAAAAGCGGTGAAAGCTGCACCGTCGGCGGACCGGAGATAATGACTTATGAAACCATGTTAGACCAAATCCTGGCGGCTCTGGGTGAAAAACGCATCAAGATCCACGTCCCGCGGCCCCTGATGCTGCCCGCCGTTGCCGTTATGGGTAAGCTATTCTCCAACCCGCCCATCAGTATGGCGGAGTTCAAATCAATGGAGATTGAAAATACCACCGACGCTGATGCCGTTCAAAAACAGTTTGGCTTTAGGCCTATGGCTCTGAGAGACGGTCTGGGATATCTGAAGCTTAAGTCTTAA
- a CDS encoding dephospho-CoA kinase, protein MITIGITGGIGSGKSTVGAMLKELGAAFIDADKVGHRLLREDTQLKQAILQLFGNQILSADGNIERRRLATVVFNDSAALSKLNTISHPAISEAVGVEIRTLRAQGYGVAVVEAPLLVEAGWTKQTDTIWLTIAPPEVVLKRLVEKMGYTETEAKARIHSQTSNEERIRFANAVIDTDTSLEELRAKVRAMWLNLKT, encoded by the coding sequence ATGATAACTATTGGCATTACCGGCGGGATCGGCAGCGGCAAGAGTACTGTTGGGGCTATGCTCAAGGAACTCGGCGCGGCTTTCATCGACGCTGACAAAGTCGGTCATCGTCTGTTACGCGAGGACACGCAGCTTAAACAAGCGATTTTGCAACTCTTTGGCAACCAAATACTGTCCGCTGACGGCAATATAGAACGGCGGCGGCTGGCCACAGTCGTTTTTAATGACTCTGCCGCACTTTCCAAATTAAATACTATATCTCATCCCGCAATTAGCGAGGCGGTGGGTGTGGAAATAAGAACTCTGAGAGCACAGGGATATGGAGTAGCGGTGGTGGAAGCGCCGCTTTTGGTCGAAGCCGGATGGACAAAACAGACTGATACTATCTGGCTGACCATCGCTCCGCCGGAAGTAGTGCTGAAACGCCTGGTTGAGAAAATGGGATACACTGAAACTGAAGCCAAGGCGCGTATCCATTCCCAAACATCTAACGAGGAGCGAATACGCTTTGCCAACGCGGTTATCGACACTGATACCAGCCTCGAAGAGCTGAGAGCGAAGGTCAGAGCAATGTGGTTAAATCTTAAGACTTAA
- a CDS encoding radical SAM pyruvate-formate lyase-activating-like protein, with protein MIQDISYPALLWQQLPADQVKCLTCQWYCQINDGRMGVCRMYQNNGGRLFNLTYAKISSMAVDPIEKKPLYHFYPGTSVLSLGSWGCNFHCEGCQNWEIACPADDEGFGRARQMLPAQAVEMAMSSGCAGIAWTYNEPSIWLEYTFESAKLAKEKGLYTVYVTNGYASFEQIDTIGPYLDAWRVDVKGFRDDTYRKIARIQHFEGILAVAERAKEKWGMHVEVVTNVTPGLNDDDAQLSGIADWISRKLGKETPWHITRFHPHYRMRDYPATPIETLEHAYQLGKAAGLRFVYLGNIPGDAHANTTCYSCGQQIVERSGFNAKIKALDGTKCGHCGADLNFRV; from the coding sequence ATGATACAGGATATATCGTATCCGGCCTTATTATGGCAGCAATTACCGGCAGACCAGGTTAAATGCCTCACCTGCCAGTGGTATTGTCAGATTAATGACGGCAGGATGGGTGTTTGCCGCATGTATCAAAACAATGGCGGCCGTCTATTCAATTTGACCTATGCCAAAATCTCTTCAATGGCAGTCGATCCGATTGAGAAAAAGCCTCTTTACCATTTTTATCCCGGCACTTCGGTTTTGTCTCTTGGCAGCTGGGGGTGTAATTTTCATTGTGAGGGTTGCCAGAATTGGGAGATAGCCTGTCCGGCTGATGATGAAGGATTTGGCCGAGCGCGCCAGATGCTGCCGGCACAGGCGGTGGAGATGGCTATGAGTTCAGGTTGCGCAGGTATCGCCTGGACATATAATGAGCCTTCGATCTGGCTGGAATACACCTTTGAATCAGCAAAACTGGCAAAGGAAAAGGGATTGTATACGGTATATGTCACCAACGGATATGCCTCCTTTGAGCAAATCGATACTATAGGTCCATACCTTGATGCGTGGCGGGTTGATGTTAAAGGCTTCAGAGACGATACCTACCGTAAAATCGCCCGGATTCAGCACTTTGAAGGTATCCTGGCTGTGGCCGAGCGGGCCAAGGAGAAGTGGGGGATGCATGTCGAGGTGGTGACTAATGTTACGCCGGGACTAAACGATGATGATGCCCAGCTCAGCGGCATCGCAGACTGGATTTCCAGGAAACTGGGGAAGGAAACTCCCTGGCATATTACTCGCTTTCACCCTCATTACCGTATGAGGGATTATCCAGCGACACCTATCGAGACGCTGGAACATGCTTATCAACTGGGCAAGGCAGCGGGCTTGAGATTCGTCTATCTGGGCAACATTCCAGGTGATGCCCATGCAAACACTACGTGCTACTCCTGCGGCCAGCAGATAGTGGAACGCTCAGGTTTCAATGCCAAGATTAAAGCGCTGGATGGGACAAAATGCGGGCATTGCGGCGCAGATTTAAATTTTCGTGTTTAA